A region of Rhizobium grahamii DNA encodes the following proteins:
- the ftsL gene encoding cell division protein FtsL, translating into MLRTFDLVLVGVMTAAAAVTYTIKHRAELKLEEVHRLEAEIKLEKDTIDLLKADWALLSQPNRLERLVNNYNGELQLAPTPSTSLVHARELPMLKSQIPVPDITEAKAGSAKKAKPVPAAPEAEDEDLMATGSVE; encoded by the coding sequence ATGCTAAGAACCTTCGACCTTGTCCTTGTTGGAGTGATGACCGCAGCGGCGGCTGTCACCTACACGATCAAGCACCGCGCTGAACTGAAGCTGGAAGAGGTTCATCGCCTCGAGGCCGAAATCAAGCTCGAGAAGGATACGATCGACCTGTTGAAGGCCGACTGGGCTCTGCTTTCCCAGCCGAACCGTCTGGAACGCCTCGTCAACAATTATAACGGCGAGCTTCAGCTGGCGCCGACGCCTTCGACCTCGCTGGTTCATGCACGCGAGCTGCCGATGCTGAAGTCGCAGATTCCCGTTCCCGATATTACCGAAGCAAAAGCTGGCTCCGCTAAAAAGGCGAAGCCCGTTCCGGCTGCGCCCGAAGCCGAGGATGAGGATCTCATGGCAACCGGATCTGTGGAGTAG
- a CDS encoding NAD(P)/FAD-dependent oxidoreductase produces MAVDFKYLVVGRGMMGAAAARHLARQADGVSVIGPDEPVDHKRHDGVFASHYDEGRITRSIDRDPTWALLANRSIARYDEIAKESGIDFYTEAGCMIAASEGSDYLARTRQAAERLGVETAMLDPAAMASRFPQFAFPDLTCGIFEGRGAGYISPRKLVKAQSLLAERAGASIVRDHVVSINEQSGGAVVETAGGSRLTAEKVLLAAGGFSISENLLRPSVDMSVKGRTVALFEVSEEDAALFAGMPSLILEAPGIDIYLLPSIRYPDGKLYLKIGGDPDDHVLRSDRELRNWFRTDEREVARDHLARIVADLVPRLRPRSVSTASCVVSHTPSGLPMIGYTASPAIAVLTGCAGTSAKSSDELGRLGAELLLRGEIGDQGYATDFRPYFR; encoded by the coding sequence ATGGCCGTTGATTTCAAATATCTCGTCGTCGGGCGCGGCATGATGGGCGCTGCGGCTGCAAGACATCTGGCGCGGCAGGCGGATGGCGTGTCAGTGATCGGGCCTGACGAGCCTGTCGATCACAAGCGCCATGACGGAGTGTTTGCCAGTCATTACGACGAGGGCCGGATCACCCGTTCCATCGATAGGGATCCGACATGGGCTTTGCTCGCCAACCGCTCGATTGCCCGCTATGACGAGATCGCCAAAGAAAGCGGCATCGACTTCTATACCGAAGCGGGTTGCATGATCGCAGCTTCCGAGGGGAGCGACTATCTTGCAAGGACACGGCAGGCGGCGGAGCGGCTGGGCGTCGAGACGGCAATGCTCGACCCCGCGGCCATGGCATCGCGGTTTCCTCAGTTTGCGTTTCCCGATCTGACATGCGGGATATTCGAGGGGCGCGGGGCAGGTTACATTAGCCCTCGCAAGCTCGTGAAAGCACAGTCGCTGCTGGCCGAGAGGGCGGGCGCTTCCATCGTGCGGGACCACGTCGTTTCCATCAATGAGCAGAGTGGGGGAGCTGTCGTCGAGACTGCGGGGGGCAGCCGATTGACGGCCGAGAAGGTTTTGCTCGCCGCCGGCGGGTTTTCCATTTCCGAGAATCTGTTGCGGCCGTCTGTTGATATGTCGGTTAAGGGGCGGACCGTTGCTTTGTTCGAGGTCAGCGAGGAGGACGCTGCGCTTTTTGCGGGAATGCCGTCCCTCATTCTCGAAGCGCCAGGGATCGACATCTATCTTCTCCCATCAATCCGCTATCCTGACGGTAAGCTCTATCTGAAGATCGGTGGCGATCCTGATGATCATGTGCTGCGCAGCGATCGTGAACTGCGGAACTGGTTCCGAACGGACGAACGCGAGGTCGCGCGCGACCATCTCGCCCGGATCGTAGCCGATCTCGTTCCGAGGCTGCGACCACGCTCGGTGTCGACGGCATCGTGCGTTGTCTCGCATACGCCGAGCGGGCTTCCGATGATCGGTTACACGGCGTCGCCTGCGATTGCTGTTCTCACCGGCTGCGCCGGTACTTCCGCCAAGAGTTCCGATGAGCTTGGCAGATTGGGTGCGGAGCTGCTTCTGCGCGGCGAAATCGGCGATCAGGGCTATGCGACCGACTTTCGCCCATATTTCCGGTAG
- a CDS encoding pyrophosphate--fructose-6-phosphate 1-phosphotransferase produces MAKQKVAMLTAGGLAPCLSSAVGGLIERYSDVAPDIELIAYKSGYQGVLLGDSIAITPQIREKAALLHRYGGSPIGNSRVKLTNAADCVKRGLVKEGENPLRVAAERLANDGVSILHTIGGDDTNTTAADLAAYLAANGYNLTVVGLPKTVDNDVVPIKQSLGAWTAAEVGAHFFDNVSNEQTAAPRTLIIHEVMGRHCGWLTAATARAYLQRNKHNEYVDGLMTNAGMKSINAVYLPELAFELEQEAARLKEVMDRTGYATVFVSEGACLDAIVAEREAAGETVKRDAFGHVKIDTINVGGWFQKQFASLVNAERSLVQKSGYFARSAPANADDLRLIQSMTDLAVESALNKVSGVTGHDEGQGGKLRTIEFPRIKGGKPFDVSTKWFGEVMTTIGQKYKAA; encoded by the coding sequence ATGGCCAAACAGAAAGTCGCAATGCTCACGGCTGGGGGCCTGGCACCATGTCTGTCATCCGCGGTTGGCGGTCTTATCGAGCGATATAGCGACGTAGCGCCTGATATCGAGCTCATCGCTTACAAATCCGGATACCAGGGCGTTCTACTGGGTGACAGCATCGCAATCACACCGCAGATACGCGAGAAAGCAGCGTTGCTGCACCGCTACGGCGGCTCGCCGATCGGCAACAGCCGCGTGAAGCTGACCAACGCCGCCGACTGCGTGAAGCGCGGCCTCGTCAAGGAAGGCGAAAACCCTCTTCGCGTCGCGGCCGAGCGGCTAGCCAACGATGGCGTTTCGATCCTGCATACGATCGGCGGCGACGACACCAACACGACAGCCGCGGACCTTGCGGCCTATCTCGCGGCCAACGGCTACAATCTCACCGTCGTCGGCCTTCCGAAGACGGTCGACAACGACGTCGTGCCGATCAAGCAGTCGCTTGGCGCATGGACGGCAGCTGAGGTCGGCGCCCATTTCTTCGACAACGTCAGCAACGAACAGACCGCCGCCCCGCGCACTCTTATTATACACGAGGTCATGGGCCGCCATTGCGGCTGGCTGACGGCTGCGACGGCGCGCGCCTACCTTCAGCGCAACAAGCATAACGAATATGTTGACGGCCTGATGACCAACGCCGGAATGAAGAGCATCAACGCCGTCTACCTGCCGGAGCTCGCCTTCGAGCTGGAGCAGGAAGCCGCTCGTCTGAAGGAAGTCATGGATCGTACCGGATACGCCACGGTGTTCGTTTCCGAAGGCGCATGCCTCGATGCCATCGTTGCCGAGCGCGAGGCAGCGGGCGAAACCGTCAAGCGCGACGCATTCGGCCACGTGAAGATCGATACGATCAACGTCGGCGGCTGGTTCCAGAAGCAGTTTGCGAGCCTAGTCAACGCCGAACGCTCACTGGTCCAGAAGTCAGGCTACTTCGCGCGCTCCGCGCCTGCCAACGCCGACGACCTGCGCCTTATCCAGAGCATGACCGACCTCGCCGTCGAGAGCGCGCTCAACAAGGTGTCGGGCGTGACCGGCCATGACGAAGGCCAGGGCGGCAAGCTTCGCACGATCGAGTTCCCCCGAATCAAGGGTGGCAAGCCTTTCGACGTATCCACGAAGTGGTTCGGCGAGGTGATGACGACGATCGGCCAGAAATACAAGGCAGCATGA
- a CDS encoding NAD(P)/FAD-dependent oxidoreductase, protein MAVDFKVIVIGRGMMGAAAARHLSGMIDGIALIGPGEPSDRKNHQGVFASHYDEACITRTFDDNMVWATLADRSLDRYADIEARSGISFFSEVGCLFAGPKPRAGEGYLGRALDVAGVLDLDVETLDPATLRGRFPQFNIDGSFHGFFQERRAGHINPRALVRAQSTLAQAGGVEVIDATVTGVRDVGSYVEVEVEVGGKTYSAERILVAAGGFTNFNSLLPEPVDVRVAARTVVFFELGERELETFGSMPAAIVFGETDDDHVYILPPVPYPDGKTYLKLGGDTEAQVFETLESAGEWFRSEGNPSERDIIAATAQTLMPGLAGCPISSASCVATFTRTAYPYAGFTASSRIAVLTGGNFVAAKSSDEIGRLGAVLMTDGVLGPENFGEQLTPVMRASHGR, encoded by the coding sequence ATGGCAGTTGATTTCAAGGTGATCGTGATCGGTCGGGGTATGATGGGCGCGGCAGCGGCCCGCCATCTGTCCGGGATGATCGACGGCATTGCGCTGATCGGTCCGGGCGAGCCCTCTGACCGGAAAAACCACCAAGGCGTTTTCGCCAGCCATTACGACGAGGCGTGCATCACGCGCACCTTCGACGACAATATGGTCTGGGCAACGCTCGCAGATCGATCGCTCGATCGCTATGCCGATATCGAGGCAAGAAGCGGCATCTCCTTCTTTTCGGAAGTCGGATGCCTGTTTGCCGGTCCGAAGCCACGGGCCGGCGAGGGGTACCTCGGGCGGGCGCTTGATGTTGCCGGCGTGCTCGATCTTGATGTCGAGACGCTGGATCCGGCGACGCTGCGCGGGCGGTTCCCGCAATTCAACATCGACGGGTCTTTCCATGGGTTTTTCCAGGAAAGGCGGGCCGGTCATATCAATCCGCGTGCCCTGGTGCGGGCGCAGTCAACGCTGGCGCAGGCAGGTGGGGTTGAGGTGATCGATGCAACGGTGACCGGCGTCCGTGACGTCGGCTCGTACGTCGAGGTCGAGGTCGAGGTCGGCGGTAAGACATATAGTGCCGAGCGTATCCTCGTGGCCGCTGGCGGCTTCACGAATTTCAACAGTCTGCTTCCGGAGCCCGTCGACGTTCGGGTGGCGGCACGCACGGTCGTGTTTTTCGAACTGGGCGAACGCGAGCTTGAGACTTTCGGATCGATGCCTGCTGCCATCGTCTTCGGCGAAACCGATGACGATCACGTCTATATCCTTCCCCCGGTTCCCTATCCCGACGGCAAGACCTATCTCAAGCTTGGCGGCGACACCGAAGCCCAGGTCTTCGAGACCCTGGAATCTGCCGGAGAATGGTTCCGCTCCGAGGGCAATCCTTCCGAACGGGACATCATCGCCGCCACGGCGCAAACGCTGATGCCCGGTCTTGCAGGGTGCCCGATCAGTTCTGCTTCATGCGTCGCGACTTTCACGAGAACCGCTTATCCCTATGCCGGGTTCACGGCATCATCCCGCATTGCGGTTCTGACCGGTGGAAATTTCGTTGCAGCCAAATCCAGTGACGAGATAGGACGGCTGGGAGCCGTGTTGATGACAGACGGCGTGCTCGGACCGGAGAATTTCGGCGAGCAACTGACGCCAGTCATGAGGGCATCGCATGGCCGTTGA
- the rsmH gene encoding 16S rRNA (cytosine(1402)-N(4))-methyltransferase RsmH, with product MVANPGGGSSDAGGGPVRHIPVLLAEVLAALEPAAGKVILDGTFGAGGYTSAILSAGADVIALDRDPTAIAAGSAMVAAWGGRLALVHSQFSQLAEHAPISGLDGVVLDIGVSSMQIDEAERGFSFQKNGPLDMRMSAAGVSAADVVNRAKVADLIRIFHFLGEESQSPRIAHAIEKRRLEKPFETTRDLAGLIELVTPRKMKDKIHPATRVFQALRIFVNDELGELAQALFAAERALKPGGRLVVVTFHSLEDRIVKKFFSDRAGKASGSRHLPIAHERAATFETVGKSMVSASEAEAEANPRARSAKLRAGRRTDAPAEPADLSIFGLPSLASLGKLGA from the coding sequence ATGGTGGCGAATCCTGGCGGAGGTTCATCTGATGCCGGTGGCGGACCGGTTCGCCACATTCCAGTCCTTCTTGCCGAGGTGCTTGCGGCGCTCGAGCCGGCTGCCGGCAAGGTTATTCTCGATGGCACCTTTGGTGCTGGCGGTTACACGTCGGCAATCCTCTCGGCAGGCGCCGATGTGATTGCTCTCGATCGCGATCCGACTGCTATCGCTGCCGGTAGCGCGATGGTGGCTGCTTGGGGCGGTCGCCTTGCTCTGGTTCATTCCCAGTTTTCGCAGCTCGCCGAACATGCGCCTATTTCGGGCCTCGATGGCGTGGTGCTGGATATCGGCGTCTCGTCGATGCAGATCGACGAAGCCGAGCGTGGTTTTTCCTTTCAGAAGAATGGCCCGCTCGACATGCGGATGTCCGCCGCAGGTGTCTCCGCGGCCGATGTCGTCAATCGCGCCAAGGTGGCTGATCTCATTCGCATTTTTCATTTTCTCGGCGAGGAGAGCCAGTCTCCCCGGATCGCTCACGCGATCGAGAAGCGTCGCCTTGAGAAGCCGTTCGAGACGACGCGGGACCTTGCCGGCCTGATCGAGCTCGTCACGCCTCGCAAGATGAAGGACAAGATCCATCCTGCGACCCGCGTTTTTCAGGCGCTTCGTATTTTCGTCAACGACGAGCTGGGTGAACTCGCTCAGGCGCTCTTCGCTGCCGAGCGTGCCTTGAAGCCGGGTGGCCGGCTGGTCGTGGTGACATTCCACTCGCTCGAAGATCGTATCGTCAAGAAGTTCTTCAGCGACCGCGCAGGCAAGGCGTCGGGTTCCCGGCATCTGCCAATCGCGCACGAGCGCGCCGCCACGTTCGAGACCGTTGGCAAGTCCATGGTTTCTGCGAGCGAAGCCGAGGCCGAGGCGAATCCGCGTGCCCGCTCCGCGAAGCTGCGCGCCGGACGCCGGACCGACGCGCCGGCCGAACCGGCCGATCTTTCGATTTTCGGATTGCCCAGCCTTGCAAGCCTCGGGAAGCTCGGAGCCTGA
- the mraZ gene encoding division/cell wall cluster transcriptional repressor MraZ, with protein sequence MSRFLSHATNRIDSKGRVSVPAAFRSVLAQRNIQELYCFQDFVFPAISIGGSDLLERFERQIASEDPFSPESNRMSLLVHGGGVFMKLDAEGRLLVTNFVRDFTGITDEVAFVGRADHFQLWQPEAFLAAQAIAREGRRPIGGRPG encoded by the coding sequence ATGAGCCGCTTCCTTTCGCATGCGACCAACCGGATCGATTCCAAGGGCAGGGTTTCCGTGCCTGCGGCGTTTCGTTCCGTGCTAGCGCAACGCAATATCCAGGAGCTGTACTGTTTCCAGGATTTTGTGTTTCCGGCGATCAGTATCGGCGGTTCGGACTTGCTGGAGCGGTTCGAGCGGCAGATTGCGTCCGAGGATCCGTTCTCGCCGGAGTCGAACCGGATGTCGCTTCTTGTTCATGGGGGCGGCGTCTTCATGAAGCTCGATGCGGAAGGGCGGTTGCTGGTCACGAACTTCGTTCGGGACTTTACCGGTATCACGGACGAGGTGGCCTTCGTCGGTCGGGCGGATCATTTTCAGCTGTGGCAGCCCGAAGCGTTTCTGGCTGCTCAGGCAATTGCACGAGAGGGTCGCAGGCCGATTGGCGGGCGTCCCGGATAG
- a CDS encoding lytic transglycosylase domain-containing protein: MVANGFSGLKRGLIVSTMLCGVAAGCSSVEYTSQAELTAVQVVVPTPRPGEDATMAAVPAAEGAQAATVAGIDQPAPSVATAAMPATDATQQAEPTAYAQIPLAPEMTAIQSVVPTPRPGTPSPSTQLAFAATPQNGAVAALSIIDTTPHPMMDYGFDTSGPMDPPTAPPMFSDDETDDGAPTVEKSAITKIIEKYSKIYQVPASLLHRVVHRESRYNPKAYNKRGYFGLMQIKYNTAKSMGYDGQPAGLFDAETNIKYAAKYLRGAWLVSDSSEDDAVRLYARGYYYDAKRKGMDDVAQGNY; this comes from the coding sequence ATGGTAGCGAACGGATTTTCCGGCCTTAAACGCGGTCTCATCGTCTCTACGATGCTGTGCGGCGTGGCCGCTGGATGCTCCAGCGTCGAATACACCTCACAGGCTGAATTGACCGCGGTGCAGGTCGTCGTTCCGACGCCGCGCCCGGGCGAAGATGCAACCATGGCAGCCGTACCGGCCGCCGAAGGCGCACAAGCTGCGACCGTTGCCGGTATCGACCAGCCTGCTCCTTCCGTCGCGACCGCAGCCATGCCGGCGACAGACGCCACGCAGCAGGCCGAACCGACCGCCTACGCACAAATTCCGCTGGCACCCGAGATGACGGCCATTCAGTCCGTTGTCCCGACCCCGCGGCCGGGCACGCCGTCTCCGTCGACGCAGCTCGCCTTTGCGGCCACCCCGCAGAACGGCGCGGTTGCTGCGCTGTCGATCATCGACACGACGCCGCATCCGATGATGGATTATGGCTTCGATACGTCAGGCCCGATGGATCCGCCGACCGCGCCTCCGATGTTCAGCGACGATGAGACCGACGATGGTGCTCCGACGGTCGAAAAGAGCGCGATCACCAAGATCATCGAGAAGTATTCCAAGATCTATCAGGTTCCGGCCTCTCTGCTGCATCGCGTTGTCCACCGCGAAAGCCGCTACAATCCGAAGGCCTACAACAAGCGCGGCTACTTCGGCCTCATGCAGATCAAGTACAACACCGCCAAGTCGATGGGCTATGACGGCCAGCCGGCCGGTCTGTTCGACGCCGAGACCAACATCAAATATGCCGCCAAGTACCTGCGCGGTGCCTGGCTGGTATCTGATAGCAGCGAAGACGATGCGGTCCGGCTCTATGCTCGCGGCTATTACTATGATGCCAAGCGCAAGGGCATGGACGACGTTGCCCAGGGCAACTACTGA
- a CDS encoding lytic transglycosylase domain-containing protein, translated as MRKFISAVVCACTLLMGFNSAFAGDWGNKSKQTLALKTVNRTTGFAVPNIETKGKAVSNIGAKGNYSAIIVKYAKQYDVPVELARAVVRVESNFNPNARGSAGEIGLMQIKPATAKMMGYAGSKKGLFDPDTNIKYGMKYLAAAHHLGGGETCDTILKYNAGHGATRMNPVSKAYCGKVLAMLD; from the coding sequence ATGAGAAAGTTTATTTCTGCTGTGGTGTGCGCGTGCACACTGCTGATGGGATTCAATTCCGCTTTTGCAGGTGACTGGGGCAACAAGTCCAAGCAGACCTTGGCTCTAAAGACCGTCAACCGGACCACCGGCTTCGCGGTTCCAAATATCGAAACCAAAGGCAAAGCGGTTTCAAATATCGGCGCCAAGGGCAACTACTCCGCCATCATCGTCAAGTATGCCAAGCAGTATGACGTTCCTGTAGAGCTTGCCCGTGCGGTCGTCCGCGTCGAGAGCAACTTCAATCCGAATGCACGCGGCAGCGCCGGTGAAATCGGCCTCATGCAGATCAAGCCGGCGACGGCGAAGATGATGGGCTACGCTGGCTCCAAGAAGGGCCTCTTCGATCCCGACACCAACATCAAGTATGGCATGAAGTATCTTGCAGCCGCGCATCATCTCGGCGGTGGCGAAACCTGCGATACCATCCTCAAGTACAATGCCGGTCATGGCGCCACGCGCATGAACCCGGTCTCCAAGGCCTACTGCGGCAAAGTCCTGGCAATGCTGGACTGA
- a CDS encoding N-acetylmuramoyl-L-alanine amidase, translating into MTSFEADFKKAIVQASPNHGERVDARVPDMIILHYTGMPTSEGALDWLCREESQVSSHYFVRENGEVLQLVPEARRAWHAGKSIWRGESDINSRSIGIEIANAGHPGGLPAYPQAQIDAVIELCLDCGKRWSIAPERVLGHSDIAPRRKLDPGENFPWSELFGAGVGHWIEPAAITGGRFFQRGDSGQPIEALQSMLSLYGYGTEITGEFSDKMAGEIEAFQRHFRPERVDGIADFSTIDTLHRLLAALPRYS; encoded by the coding sequence ATGACCTCGTTCGAGGCTGACTTCAAGAAGGCGATCGTCCAGGCATCTCCGAACCATGGCGAGCGCGTCGATGCGCGCGTGCCTGATATGATCATTCTACATTATACCGGCATGCCGACCTCCGAAGGGGCGCTGGACTGGCTCTGTCGCGAGGAAAGCCAGGTCTCCAGCCACTACTTCGTGCGGGAGAACGGCGAGGTGCTGCAGCTCGTTCCCGAGGCCCGACGCGCCTGGCACGCCGGCAAGAGCATCTGGCGCGGCGAGAGCGATATCAATTCGCGTTCCATCGGGATCGAGATTGCCAATGCCGGTCATCCCGGCGGTTTGCCTGCTTATCCGCAGGCGCAGATCGATGCGGTGATCGAATTGTGTCTCGATTGTGGCAAACGTTGGTCAATTGCGCCCGAAAGAGTGCTTGGGCACTCCGATATTGCGCCCCGACGCAAGCTCGATCCGGGCGAAAATTTTCCATGGTCGGAGCTTTTCGGGGCAGGTGTCGGGCACTGGATCGAGCCTGCGGCCATTACCGGTGGAAGATTTTTCCAACGTGGCGATAGCGGGCAGCCGATAGAGGCCTTGCAGTCGATGCTGTCGCTTTATGGCTACGGAACTGAGATCACAGGCGAATTCTCCGACAAGATGGCTGGCGAAATCGAAGCGTTCCAACGCCATTTCCGCCCCGAGCGCGTCGACGGGATAGCCGATTTTTCGACCATCGACACGCTGCATAGATTGCTGGCTGCGCTGCCTCGTTACTCCTGA
- a CDS encoding LysE family translocator, whose translation MSLEAWFAFAAASAIMLAIPGPTILLVVSYALGHGRKTAFATVTGVALGDFTAMTASLFGLGALLATSAALFTTLKWIGGAYLIWLGIKLWRAPIVSGPLADNDNLPEEKSLKIFLHAYVVTALNPKSIVFFVAFVPQFLNPALPFVNQMLIMEATFLVLATINASTYALAAHAARALIRKASVQRAVNRTGGTLLIAAGAVTAGYRRIAA comes from the coding sequence ATGTCGCTCGAAGCCTGGTTTGCTTTCGCTGCTGCATCCGCCATCATGCTTGCCATTCCGGGGCCGACGATATTGCTCGTCGTCTCCTATGCGCTGGGTCATGGGCGGAAGACGGCATTTGCGACGGTAACGGGCGTAGCGCTCGGTGATTTCACTGCAATGACGGCCTCCCTCTTCGGTCTTGGCGCGCTGCTTGCCACCTCGGCGGCGCTGTTCACGACGCTGAAATGGATTGGCGGAGCGTATCTTATATGGCTTGGCATCAAGCTGTGGCGCGCCCCGATCGTCTCCGGTCCGCTGGCTGACAACGACAACCTTCCGGAAGAAAAGTCGCTCAAGATCTTCCTTCATGCCTATGTAGTGACTGCGCTCAATCCGAAGAGCATCGTCTTCTTCGTCGCCTTCGTTCCACAGTTCCTCAATCCGGCCCTCCCCTTCGTCAATCAGATGCTGATCATGGAGGCAACCTTCCTGGTGCTAGCCACCATCAACGCCTCGACCTATGCGCTCGCCGCGCACGCCGCGCGCGCCCTCATTCGCAAGGCGAGCGTGCAGCGCGCCGTCAACCGCACTGGCGGCACTTTGCTGATCGCGGCAGGCGCCGTAACGGCCGGATACCGTCGAATTGCAGCGTGA
- a CDS encoding peptidoglycan D,D-transpeptidase FtsI family protein has product MSFLSRIMVSKSQAHFSAGGYSRSGGPQQVSIQGSRKKRSGQAKSRVGLLIIGFLGVYAVIGGRLVEYALRDPDVVSSILPPDRLMASRPDILDRNGEVMATDIRTVSLFAEPNKVVDADEAVEKLSTVLPDLDMKGTYKKLANRTSHFAWLRRQLTPKQQSQILALGIPGIGFRPEKRRFYPGGSTAAHILGYVNIDNRGVAGMEKYIDDQGLADLASVGMTSDQPLEPVRLSIDVRVQNIVRDVVANAVTNYEAKGAGAVVLDVHTGEVLAMASAPDFDPNNPLEGAKEGWLNRMSNGTFEMGSTFKTFSLAMALDTGKVKLTDSFDATQPLRIGGFTIHDFHGQRRWLTLPEVFQYSSNVGTARIIDIVGIDAQKDYLTKLGLLTKMKTELPEVKMPSQPKVWKKINSVTISFGHGVSTTPLQTAVAGAALVNGGKLIEPTFLPRNREQADEVAEVVVKKTTSDDVRYLFKLNGIKGSGRNADVPGFNVGGKTGTADKVVNGRYATNLNFNAFLAAFPIDDPKYIVLTFCDEPHNGEKGQNIAAYTAAPMVKNIISRAAPILGVEPKFGDDGSAMLVSY; this is encoded by the coding sequence ATGTCCTTTCTTTCACGTATCATGGTTTCGAAGAGCCAGGCCCACTTCTCCGCAGGTGGCTATAGCCGTTCGGGCGGACCGCAGCAGGTTTCCATCCAGGGTTCGCGCAAGAAGCGCTCCGGACAGGCCAAGAGCCGCGTCGGTCTTCTGATTATCGGTTTCCTCGGTGTCTATGCCGTCATCGGTGGGCGCCTTGTGGAATACGCGCTGCGTGATCCCGATGTCGTCTCGAGCATTCTGCCGCCGGATCGTCTGATGGCGTCTCGCCCGGATATCCTCGATCGCAATGGCGAGGTGATGGCGACGGACATTCGCACTGTTTCGCTGTTTGCCGAGCCGAACAAGGTCGTCGACGCCGACGAAGCCGTTGAGAAGCTGTCGACGGTTCTGCCTGATCTCGACATGAAGGGCACCTACAAGAAGCTTGCCAACAGGACCTCGCACTTTGCCTGGCTGCGCCGCCAGCTGACGCCGAAGCAGCAAAGCCAGATCCTGGCACTCGGTATTCCGGGTATCGGCTTCCGTCCGGAGAAGCGCCGCTTCTACCCTGGTGGCTCGACGGCCGCGCATATTCTCGGCTACGTCAACATCGACAACCGCGGCGTTGCGGGCATGGAAAAGTACATCGACGATCAGGGGCTTGCCGATCTTGCCTCTGTCGGCATGACCAGCGACCAGCCGCTTGAGCCGGTCCGTCTTTCCATCGACGTCCGCGTTCAGAACATCGTTCGCGACGTCGTGGCGAATGCGGTCACGAATTATGAAGCCAAGGGCGCGGGCGCCGTGGTGCTCGACGTCCACACCGGCGAAGTTCTCGCCATGGCCTCTGCGCCCGATTTCGATCCGAACAATCCTCTGGAAGGCGCGAAGGAAGGCTGGCTGAACCGTATGTCGAACGGCACGTTCGAAATGGGCTCGACCTTCAAGACGTTCTCGCTCGCCATGGCGCTCGATACCGGCAAGGTGAAGCTCACCGACAGCTTCGACGCGACGCAGCCTCTGCGCATCGGCGGCTTCACCATCCACGATTTCCACGGCCAGCGCCGCTGGCTGACGCTGCCTGAAGTCTTCCAGTATTCGTCGAACGTCGGTACGGCGCGGATCATCGACATCGTCGGTATCGATGCTCAGAAGGACTACCTGACCAAACTCGGTCTGTTGACCAAGATGAAGACCGAGCTGCCTGAAGTGAAGATGCCGAGCCAGCCGAAGGTCTGGAAGAAGATCAACTCGGTGACGATCTCGTTCGGCCACGGTGTTTCCACGACGCCGCTGCAGACGGCGGTTGCCGGCGCGGCGCTCGTCAACGGTGGAAAGCTCATCGAGCCGACCTTCCTGCCGCGCAACCGCGAACAGGCCGATGAAGTTGCTGAAGTTGTCGTCAAGAAGACGACCAGCGACGACGTCCGCTATCTCTTCAAGCTGAACGGCATCAAGGGCTCCGGCCGTAACGCCGATGTTCCCGGCTTCAACGTCGGCGGCAAGACCGGCACGGCCGACAAGGTCGTCAACGGCCGCTATGCGACGAACCTCAACTTCAACGCATTCCTGGCAGCGTTTCCGATCGACGATCCGAAGTATATCGTGCTGACTTTCTGCGACGAGCCGCACAACGGCGAGAAGGGGCAGAACATCGCCGCCTATACCGCCGCGCCGATGGTGAAGAACATCATTTCCCGCGCTGCGCCAATTCTCGGTGTGGAACCCAAGTTCGGTGACGACGGCTCGGCCATGTTGGTGTCTTATTAA